CTTCGCCTCCAACAAGGCGGGCGTGCTCCGTTTTCCCGCGGAGCTGCTCGACCTGATGCGGCAGGGGAAGTTGGAGTACACCCGGGCGGCGGCGCTGGCCCGTCTCAAGGACCGGCAGCTTCGCGAGACCCTTACACAGCGGACCCTGGATGAGGACCTCGGTGTCCGTGAAATCACCGCCGCCGCGCGACCAGCCCCCGTAGAAAAGGACCAGCTTGACCGCGTGCGGAGCCTGCTCGATCAGCGGACGATGGCCCGCCTCGGCGAGGAGCAACGCAACCAGGTGCGGCACCTGCTCTCCGAACTGGAGGGGGTGTTCACTGGACAACAGGGCAAAAAGGCGAGGCGCTCTTAACGTTAAGAGCAACGGGGAGGTGCGGCCGTTCGGGGCGGTAGCGCCCCTGCTGGTCCGTCCGGGCGAGGACACTCATGTCGAAGTCCCCGCAGCGTTGCGCACCACGCCCGTCATGATCCACGGCGTGGGCTTGGCCGGAGCAGGGGCGGACTGCGCCGCGGCAAGGGGCGGGAGGACGAGGAGGGTGAGGGCCGGGGAGGATGGCCTGAAGCGAGGGGCAACGGGCATCCAGACCTCCGGAGCCGACCGCTTCCGCTCCCGGCCCCGCGTCTGCTCCCTTCACCGAGACCCCAAGGAGCCCAGGATGTTCGGGCGTATGTTGGTGCCGCTGGATTTCTCGACCCCGCCACCCACGTCCTCGACACGGCCCGCACCCACTTCCCGGGGGCCCACCGCCACCTGCCGTACGTGGCGGACTCCCGCCGTGACTCCGCCGCCAGCGCCCGCGACCTGCTCGACTCGGGCCGTCCAGCACACAGCGGCGCCGACCTCGCCCGGGATGAGCTGGAACGCCACCTGGAGGCGAACGAAACCAGGCAGGTGGTGACCGGTGTGCCCGCCGAAGAAATTCTGGGGGCGGACCTGATCGTGATGGGGACGCACGGGCGGCGTGGCCTGGCACACCTGGTGCTGGGCTCGGTGGCGGAGGCGGTCGTGCGCGGGGCGACGGTGCCGGTCATGACGGTGCGGGTGGTGCAGGCCACCGCGAGGACCGAGGAGCCGACCGAGCGCACCCTGCCCCTGCAACCGTCCCCCAGTGGCGGGTGAACCCTGGACACGCTCGATGGGCTTCTGGGCGCCGCAGCCCAGGGCACGCCGTCCGCCTCCCCCGGGGCGAGTCCTTAAAGGGGCCACCCGCGGGCTCCGTGCGCCCTCGGAGGTATTCCCTATCCTGACGGCGTGATGGGAGACGGTCCCGCCAGGCGTTCCCCTTGGGATGGACCGGGCTGGGCTGGCCCGCCGACGTCCGGCTCAGCGCATGACCAGCACCGGGGCTCTTTTCGGCGCGCCCTGCGGGTCTTGCGCGAGGCTTGCGCGCGGAGCCCCTGACCCAGCCGCTTCCACGCGAGTGCGACCGCTATCGCCTGCATGGGCGCTCGCTCGTGCGGGTCGATGTCGCAGACGTCCTGGAGGCCTCTGACCCACCCCGCCCTTTGCGTCCTGGCCGGGCCCTGGCGACGACCTGACCTTCCTGCCGGGGGTGCGCGGCGAGTGGGCGCAGGGGGTGTGGGTGGGCGGCTGGACGACAGGTCGAGGCGGCCTCGCCGGGGGAGGCGCTGGCCCACCACCGGCGCGCCCTGCGGCTCGATCCGCCGTCCGAGGAGGCCCATCAGGCGGTTATCGCCCTGTGCCGGAGATTGGGCGACGGGCCTGGGGTCCACGCCGCCCTGCGCGACTACCGGCAGGCCTTGGGCTCATCCGCGGCCCAGCCCACCTCAAGGTTCACCGACGGACCCCGGCGCCGGATGCAGGCCAGCTTCGAGAAGGGACAGACGCTCGGCAAGACGCGGGCACAGACCGCCCGGGGGAAGGGCGCAGGCACGAAGGCCACCCCCAGCACTCGGAAGACCACCCGCCGCAAGTCACCCTCTCCCCTCCCCGTTCGAACTCGCCGACCTGCTTCATGCCGCGTACCGTCAGGACCAGGGCGGGGGCCGGTTAGCCCTGACCTCCCCACCCGGACGAAGCGGGCGGACGACCTCGGCTGTCACGATGAGACCCGCGCGGAGGTGCTGGGGGTGTGGCGGCAGCGGCTCGCATGGAACCCGGGGGGGGACCCCGAGCACCCCGAAAACGGGCTGGACGCAGAGTTCGTCGAGCCTTTCCCGAGGTGACGAGGCCGTCCCCGGCCACCTGGCGCCCCCTCCCCTGTTGCCAGAGGTCCTTGGCAGAAAGACTCCCCGGCGGGATGGGGGCCAAGCCCAGGAGGCTAAATCGGAGCAGGAGGAACCCCCAAGGTCTGGGAGAACGAGCGGCGCAGATGAGTGGACCCTGACGGTCACCATCACCCTGTCGTGCCCCCCATCCTTATCCCTGTCGCGTGGCCGTCCCGGTGCGGAATCACCGCGGGCATGGTCGCCAAGTTGGACTGGAGCGGCCACGTAAGCTGCCTTGTCTCCAATTCCCCCGAGGGAGGGGCGTGTTACGCTGCTCCTGTCACCGGGCGGCGCATTCACGACGTCGGGGCCACCCGGGTGACGGCCTGCGTTGGAGCGTTCCGGCGTCGAAAAGGAAGGGCGCGCCATGAAAACCGCAGCTCAACTGGTGCAGGAGGCCAAGCAACGTGTCCAGAGCCTGACGGCCGCCGAGGTCGCGGCCGAACTTGAGCGGGGGCAGGTGGTGCTGGTGGATCTGCGCGAGCCCGGGGAGCAGGAGCAGACGGGCGTGATTCCCGGGGCGGTCAGCGCGCCGCGCGGCATGCTGGAGTTCTGGGCCGACCCGACCAGCCCGTACCACCGTCAAGAGTTTGACCCGTCCCGGCGGATGATCCTGCATTGTGCGTCCGGTGGCCGCTCCGCCCTGGCGGCGGACCTGCTCCAACAGATGGGGTACACCGATGTGGCGCACCTGGACGGTGGGATCAAGGCGTGGACGGCAGCAGGTCTCCCCGTTCAGGTGCGCGGCGGGCAACCTTAGTCGAGGCCTGCGGCAAGGTGGCGGGGGACATCCGCCCGATGCGGCGGGGCGGGAACTCCCTGCGGGCGGTGGCCCAGACCCTCCGCGAGGAGGGCCACCGCACCCGGCCGGGTCAGGCGTGGACGGCCGTGCAGGTGAGGAACGTGCTCAGGCGTGCGGACCTTTTGCGGCCAGACGCGGGACGAAGGACAGGTCGCAAAAAGGAGGCTGGTTGGCCCGGCCCGGGGCGGTCATGCCACCGACCGGGCGCCTGCCCCGTCCGCCTCCCCTGAGGGCGAATCCTTCCATCTCGCGTCACGAGAGGCCGAGCCCACGGACGTCGAACCTCTCACTGGCCTGCTCAGACAGCATCTGGATCATCGGGTCGGCCAGCCGTTGTGCTCAACGTCCGAAGGAGGTGAAGCCCTCCCACCCTCCACCGCCAGCGCGACGACAGGTCCCGTTGACACGGCCACGACCGGCGCGCAGGCAAGCTCACCCCGAACCTGGGCCGGTCCCCTCGCCCGGGCTGACGCTTGACGGGAGAAGGGCGGGGGGCGAAGAGTGAACCTCGACATGAAACAGCTTCTTTGCCTGACCTGCCTGGGCCTTCTTGGTGCCTGTGCTCCTTCACAGACCACCACTCCAGCGGCAGCGTGGCGAACCCTCAGTCCTGACAACCTGCTGGTCATCGACACTTCGAAGGGGCGCATGCTCGTCGAGATGCATCCTGAGCTGGCCCCACAAGCGGTCGAGCGCGTCAAACGGCTCGCCCGGGAGGGGGTCTACGACGGGTTGCAGTTCCACCGCGTGATTGACCTCTTTGTCGCCCAGACGGGGAACCCGAACAACAAGGACGGCGGAACGTCCCAGTACCCGAATCTCCCCCCCGAGTTCTCTGCACGCATCCCGGACGGGACCCCCCTGACCCTCGTCAGCAGCAGCGCCGATGCCAACACGGGCTTCCTGGGAACCCTTCCGGTCCAGACGGCCTCGAACACGGAAACGAAACGGCGTGCCGTGCCCAACGTTCAGGTGTGGGGCGCCTACTGTCCTGGCGTGGCAGGGATGGGACGGGGAGAGGCCCCGGACAGCGCCAACAGCGAGATCTTCTTTATGCGCGGCGCGTCCTCACGCCGTCTGGACCTGCAATACACGGTCTGGGGCAACACCGTGATCGGACAGGAGGTTATCGGTGCTTTGAACGTGGGGGAACCGCCCGCGAGCCCGGACATCATGCGCAAGGTCCGCGTCGCCGCCGATCTTCCCGAGGCCGAACGCCCGGTCGTCGAGGCGATGGACACCACCAGTCCAGCGTTTCAGGCCATGATCAACGCGGCGCGGGCCAGCAAGGGCGCGGATTTTACCATCTGCGACCTCCAGGTCCCTACCCGGCTGCGATAACCGCTTTCCTCCATCAGGGGTTCTGGAACCTCGGGTGGGAAGACGGTGACCAAACGGAAGCTTCCTGGCCCCGCTTCCCTGTTCGGAGCAACCCGGACTCAGCCTGACTGCACGCTCGGGTTCAGGGGTCTGAACAGACAGGCCGCCCGGAGCGAGGAGGGGGTGCCCCAGCGAGCGGCCATCGCCGGTCGTCCCCACGAGGAGAGCGACCCGGTGTGGCCGGTCACCAGCGCCTCCCCGTCGCTCCCCGGTGACGGCCGGGCGTTCAGCGTCACGTCCCGGCTGGGAACACGGTCCCGGCCGGCAGCCGCCAGTGGCCTGGAGGCGCCTCCTAAAGAATGTCTCCCTGCGGCCATCCGCCGAAGTTGACGGGGCCCATCCCCCGCGCGGCCACCGGGCGCAGGAACTCGTCGAGCACGAGGGTGCGGTGGACTTCCGTAAGGTACGGGAACTCGGCGTTTTCCACCTGACTCGCCACCACATGGGCGGGGACGGCGTGGGTTCTCGCCGGGTTGCGCTCGAAGACCGTACTCAGAGGCGGCTGGAACACCGCCAGCGTCGTCAGCGCCCCGTAGTCGAAGCCCAGGCGCAGCGGAATGCCCCGGAAGTCCCGCCGGGTATTCGTCGCGTCCCACATCACCCGACGTTTCGCGCGCAGCGACGCTTTCAGCCGCTCCTTCGCCTCCTGCAAGACCCGCCCGTTCACGCTCTGGTCCGCCCGCTTCCCGGCCAGTTCCTCCCGCAGCAGGTCGAGGGACACCACGTCGTAGTCGGGCAGGTGCTCGGCCACCCAGGCGCTCTTCCCCGAGCCGCTGGGTCCGCAGGTCACCACGAGCTGGGGGAAGCCCGCCCTGGCGGCGTACCCCCGGGCGATGGCCTCGTGGGAGGTCTGGATCAGCCCCGCCTCGTAGTCGAGGATGCCCCCCTCGCGCACCAGATCCCGGTACGCCGGGGGAAAAACGGCGAGGTCCCCGTCGATGATCTCGGCCCACTCCCGGTAGGGGTCCGGGTTGTTCCAGACACCGTACTCCTCGGCGCCCAGCCGGAAAAGGTCCAGGTCCTCCAGCTTCGAGGTGCGGTCGGCGGCGAGGCGGCCCCGGGTGTCGGCGACCTCCAGCAGATAGAGCAGGGGCAGGTTTACCTGTCGGGCCAGCCGCCGGTACGCCCGCTCGCTCCCAGACTCCAGGGTGCGCCCGAGGTCATGATGGTGTCCGACGAGCGCCATGACGGCGTGGATGACCGGATACGGCAACCCCAGTTCAGGAAGTCGGTACGCCAGGTAGGAGCGGCCCCGGTCGGCGTGACGTGGGGAGATGATGCGGCTCTCCCCTGCGGCATCCTCGGCCCGCCGGGTGGTCAGCGCCTTGCCCAGGTCGTGCAACGCGGCGGCGAGGACCAGCCCCAGCCGGTCGTCCGGCCCGAGCCCTTCCCGGTCGGCGAGGTCGTAGGTCTCGGCCAGCACCAGGCCCGCGTGGGTGGCGACGTCGCCTTCCCCGTGCCACGCCGGGTCCTGGGGCGTGCGGCGCAGCTCGGCGAGCAGGGGCAGCACGTCACCCAGCGCCTCCACGAAGGCCGGGAAGTCGGGCCGTGCTCCCGCCTGAATCTGTTGCAGGAAGGGCCTCATCCCTGCCCCCTCAGCCGGTTCGAAACAACGGCCTGGTGCAGCCAGTGCTCGTCCGTCTGCACGTGATCGGCCCGCACCCACTTCGCGACGTGCGAGGCGAACTCGGCGAAGGGAAAGCCTTCCGTGGTGCGCACGACGTACCCCTCCATCTCCCGCTCGGCCACCTGGATGCCCCGGATCACCCGTTCGTCCCAGGGCCCCCGGTACAGCTCCTGCGGCGTTGGCACGTCCAATTCCCGGGCCCACGGCCGGGTCTCGTCCCAGCCGAGGCAGGTGTTGGTGTCGTCCCAGACGCTGAAGAGGGAGAAGTACGACTCCAGGTCCTCGTAGGCGAGCGAGTGCCGGGCATACAGGTTCTCCCCGCAGACCCGCCAACCTTCGGGAATCAGGTACCCGATGCGGCCCTGAAGGCCTTTCACCCAGTCGCGGGACGGGTGGGGGCAGGGGTCGAGGGAGCGGGCATGCAGGCCATCCCGGTAGAGCGTCGTGTTCTCGCCATCAAGCTTCTCGGTCACGACCACCTCCTGACCCTCGAAGCTGTGGACGTCCGCCATGCGGGTGTCGTCCTGACTCGCGCCAGGGGACCAGGGCAGGTGGGGGGTGCGGGGGTATTTGAGGCGGGTCATGAGCGGCTCCGAGTGGCAGGCTACCCGGAGAAAGCCTTGCGGCGACAGCGCCACATGGCGGAGGCGGCAAGCCGATGGCCCGCTTGCACAACGTTTCTCAACCTGAGGTCTGCCCCTCTCCCCTCTCGGTCTGGCACCTCGGGTGTGCTGGCCGTCCGAACATCTCACAGCGTCTGGGCATCCCGGGCTTCAGGGCTCCACCCCCACGCCTGGGCGGTGGGACGGCGGATGAGTCCAGGCCCAGAGACCTCAGCGCGGGCGGAAACAGTAATGCAGTAATTACACCTATACTGACTTCCTTGAATGCTGAAGACCGCGGGGCGGTGCCCACGGCCCGTGGCCTGGCTCCGGAACAACAGGTGTTCCAGTGGAATGACGGCGGGGGACTTGAGCCACTCCACCCCTTCGTCCTTCCAGGCGACTCCTCTCCGGGGCAGCGTCCAACGCCTGCCGGGTGAGACCACCCATCCCCCCGGTGTCCTCGGGCGCTCAGCCCCACCGCCAGATTCAAGCTGCTGCTCTACTTAAATACTGCAATACTTACTTGCACTGCCGCTGATTTCCGTACTTGAGTGGTACAGTGTTTGCGTGATTCAGCACTGGCCGTGTCTATCGGACCCGCGAGTGAAGACGCGGCGCATCACAGCCCACGAGGGGCCATCGACAGGGGGGGCGTGGGTGAGTGGATCGCCGGGCGTGGCCTCCCCTGGCATTCTGCCGCACTTGCAGGAGGGGTCATGAAACTCACCGTCGCCAACCTCAAGGGCGGGTCGGGCAAGACCACGACCGCCGTGTACCTGGCAAACGCCCTGGCGGCCTCGGGCCGGACCTTGCTCATCGACGCCGACCCACAGGGCTCGGCCCTGTCGTGGAGTGAGACCGCCGGGAACTTCCCCCTGCCGGTGGTGGCCGCGCCGGTGCGGGACCTCCACCGCCGGGTGCCCCAGCTCGCCGAGGGGTACGCCCACGTGGTGATCGACACCCCACCCGGGGAGCTGGCGATCACCCGCAGCGCGATGCTGGCCTCGGAGACCGTCCTCATCCCGATTCCTCCCAGCCTGATGGACCTCGACCGCCTGCGTCCCACCCTGGAGGTGCTGGCGGAGCTGGAGGGGCTGCACGAGCCGCAGGTGCTGTGCTTACTCACCCGCGTGCGCCGGGGGACCCGCAGCTCCCGTGCCGCCCGCGAGGTGCTGCTCGAATTGGGCCTGAATGTCCTGGGCGCTGAGGTCTCCCTGCGCGAGGGGTACGCCAACGGCTTCGGCCTGGCCCTCGCGGATGACCTGGGCGAGTACGCGGACGTGCTTCAGGAACTGAAAGGCAGGGTGTCACAGCCATGACGAAGAGCAAACCCAGCGACGTCCTGAGCCGGATGCGGGCCACCACCACCCGGGAGAAGCCGGTGAGCACCTCGCCGGAGACCGCCCCACAGGTGTCGGATACCCCGGCCCCGCCCCCCACCCCGCCACGGGTGCGCCGGGTGCGCTACACCCTCGACCTGGAGCCCGAGCAGCACAAGAATCTCAAGCGCTTCGCCCTGGAGGCGGACGCCGACGCCAGCGAGGTCATGCGCGCCCTGCTCGCCCTGCTCCATACCGATACTGGAGTCAGGAATGCAGTCCTTACTGCAATCAGCAAGGACTGAGGGTTCGATGTTGGATCCGGTTGAAACACTTCGCGGCTGAGGTACTGCTTTGCTGAGTTACTTCAATACTTGAACGCGTAGTTCTGGGGCTGTGGGCCGGCATCAAGTCTGGGGGCGCCTCGGTCCTGAGCCTCCCCCTGGTCGAGGGTGACACCCTGGACCTCAAGCGTGATTGGTCGGGCCCGCAGCCGTGCCTTCGGGCGCTGGCCGCCTTCGCCAACACCCGGGGCGGCACCCTGGTCCTAGGGGTCGAGAACGACGGGGTGACGGTGGGGAGTTCCGACCCCAGCGACCTGGAGGAGTTGCGGATCGTGAGCAGCGTGGTGGACACCCTGCGGCTGACCCCGGAGGTCCGGCGCGTGCCCGCCCCGAACGGGCAGACGGTTCTGACCCTGAGCGTTCGGCCGTCCCCCACCCTGGTGGCCTACCAGAGCCGCTCCTTCATGCGGGTGGGCGGCTCCAACCGTGAAATGACACCGGACGAGATCGCCCGGCGGTCGCTGGAGGTCAGCGGGCAAAGCTGGGACGCCCGGCAGGGCGGCCTCCCATTCAGCGTGGGCGGCCATCACCCGCGCCCCTCGCCGGAGGCACTGATCGCTTCCCTGCGGCTCGCCGGGTCCTGCCTGCCCCACGCCTCGGCGGGTGACGCCCCAGCGGGTGCTGGAGAACCTGAACCTGGTCCGCGAGGGCTAGCCCACCCGGACGGCCCTGCTGCTGTTTGGGAGCCGTCCGCAGGGCCCGGCGGGCAGGAGCAGGGTGCAGATCGCGCAGTTCAGAGGCGGGCGAATCTTTCAGCAGGAGGTCATCGGCGGGCCGCTCGTCGAGCAGGTGGGGGAGACCCTGGAGGCGCTGCGGGTCTTCCTGGGAGTGGGGTACGAGATCGGGGACCGCGCCGCGCTGGAGGGGAGGGGAGACTTCGGCCTGCTGGAGCGGGTGCAGCGGGCCGAGGTCTGGCCGTATTCGCTTCCCGCCCTGCGCGAGGCCCTGGTCAACGCCCTGATCCACCGTGACTATCTCAGCGGCGGTCGCACCCGGATCCGGGTGCATGAGGACGTCCTGGACTTCTGGAACCCGGCCACCCCTCCCGGCGGCGCAACCTGCAATTCGCGGACGCCTTTCACCTGGCCGGCTTGGTGGAGCGCTGGGGCACTGGCACCACCCGCATGATCGGGGCGGCCCGCCAGGCGGGGCTTCCCGCACCCACCTTTGCGGAGGACGGCGGCGGGTTGCGCGTGACCTTGCGGCGGGATCCCTTCCTGCCCGAACTGCTCGCGCGCTTCAAAGAGCGGCAGGGCCAAGCCCTCACCTCCCTGCAAGCACATGCCCGGAGCACCAACGCCGGGTACCGCGAATGGACCGGCGCGTCCGACCGCACCGCCGCGCTCGACCTGAGTCGCCTGGTCGAACTCGGCATCCTGGGACGCGAGGGGCGGGGCCGCAACGTGTCCTATCGCCTTCCCGGAATCCCGCAACGTTGCCCGGCAGGCGCCCGAGAGGGGCCACCCGGATGGGAAAACCTGGCTTTCCGAATCCCGCAAGCCTCCTGCAAGTGCCGTGGCCGTCCCATTGAATGCATCCTGCCCAGGGAGAAATGCCATCTCAGGCGTAGATCAGTAATGCAGTAAATACTGCATTACTGGACAATGGGTTGAGTGGAGAAGCCACCTCTGGGCCTGGGGCAGGCTGGGGAGAACCGGAACGGAAATCACCACATGAGCAATCACGACCATATCGCCACCCTGCTGTACGCCCTGGGGGAGGCGGCGGATGACCTTCGGGGCGGGGATGAGGGGCGCGCTGCCGAGCGGCTGCGGACCGTGCACGGGGCGCTGCGGGCCGCGGCCCCCGCGCCCGACTGGGAGACGCTGGCCCTGATGCTCGAACCCCACGTCGCCCGGCCCCGACCCCCGGCGGATGCCGACGACGCCTGGCCGTACCACGAGCGCCCGGGTGATCTTCCGGACCCGAAGGAGGACGCGCCCCCACCGAATCTGATGTTCCCGTTCGGAAAGGTCTCCTGAAGGCGACCTGCCCCCGGCCTGTTCCGGGGTGAGGCGGGACCGACGGGATCGGCGCCAAACCTCTCTCTGCCGAAAAG
This genomic stretch from Deinococcus aestuarii harbors:
- a CDS encoding universal stress protein, encoding MLPSPRPQGAQDVRAYVGAAGFLDPATHVLDTARTHFPGAHRHLPYVADSRRDSAASARDLLDSGRPAHSGADLARDELERHLEANETRQVVTGVPAEEILGADLIVMGTHGRRGLAHLVLGSVAEAVVRGATVPVMTVRVVQATARTEEPTERTLPLQPSPSGG
- a CDS encoding rhodanese-like domain-containing protein, with protein sequence MKTAAQLVQEAKQRVQSLTAAEVAAELERGQVVLVDLREPGEQEQTGVIPGAVSAPRGMLEFWADPTSPYHRQEFDPSRRMILHCASGGRSALAADLLQQMGYTDVAHLDGGIKAWTAAGLPVQVRGGQP
- a CDS encoding recombinase family protein codes for the protein MRRGGNSLRAVAQTLREEGHRTRPGQAWTAVQVRNVLRRADLLRPDAGRRTGRKKEAGWPGPGRSCHRPGACPVRLP
- a CDS encoding peptidylprolyl isomerase; this translates as MKQLLCLTCLGLLGACAPSQTTTPAAAWRTLSPDNLLVIDTSKGRMLVEMHPELAPQAVERVKRLAREGVYDGLQFHRVIDLFVAQTGNPNNKDGGTSQYPNLPPEFSARIPDGTPLTLVSSSADANTGFLGTLPVQTASNTETKRRAVPNVQVWGAYCPGVAGMGRGEAPDSANSEIFFMRGASSRRLDLQYTVWGNTVIGQEVIGALNVGEPPASPDIMRKVRVAADLPEAERPVVEAMDTTSPAFQAMINAARASKGADFTICDLQVPTRLR
- a CDS encoding AAA family ATPase, with the protein product MRPFLQQIQAGARPDFPAFVEALGDVLPLLAELRRTPQDPAWHGEGDVATHAGLVLAETYDLADREGLGPDDRLGLVLAAALHDLGKALTTRRAEDAAGESRIISPRHADRGRSYLAYRLPELGLPYPVIHAVMALVGHHHDLGRTLESGSERAYRRLARQVNLPLLYLLEVADTRGRLAADRTSKLEDLDLFRLGAEEYGVWNNPDPYREWAEIIDGDLAVFPPAYRDLVREGGILDYEAGLIQTSHEAIARGYAARAGFPQLVVTCGPSGSGKSAWVAEHLPDYDVVSLDLLREELAGKRADQSVNGRVLQEAKERLKASLRAKRRVMWDATNTRRDFRGIPLRLGFDYGALTTLAVFQPPLSTVFERNPARTHAVPAHVVASQVENAEFPYLTEVHRTLVLDEFLRPVAARGMGPVNFGGWPQGDIL
- a CDS encoding RNA ligase family protein — translated: MTRLKYPRTPHLPWSPGASQDDTRMADVHSFEGQEVVVTEKLDGENTTLYRDGLHARSLDPCPHPSRDWVKGLQGRIGYLIPEGWRVCGENLYARHSLAYEDLESYFSLFSVWDDTNTCLGWDETRPWARELDVPTPQELYRGPWDERVIRGIQVAEREMEGYVVRTTEGFPFAEFASHVAKWVRADHVQTDEHWLHQAVVSNRLRGQG
- a CDS encoding ParA family protein, with amino-acid sequence MKLTVANLKGGSGKTTTAVYLANALAASGRTLLIDADPQGSALSWSETAGNFPLPVVAAPVRDLHRRVPQLAEGYAHVVIDTPPGELAITRSAMLASETVLIPIPPSLMDLDRLRPTLEVLAELEGLHEPQVLCLLTRVRRGTRSSRAAREVLLELGLNVLGAEVSLREGYANGFGLALADDLGEYADVLQELKGRVSQP